In a single window of the Longimicrobiaceae bacterium genome:
- a CDS encoding beta-N-acetylglucosaminidase domain-containing protein: MTVELGLIEGFYGRPWSWEQRADAVCFLAPHGYGFYLYAPKADPYLRRRWQEPHPDPMADALHSFARLCEAEGVRFGVGLSPYELYLDFNEEARAALRDKLVSLRELGTVDLAVLFDDMRGDTPDLARRQLEIVDWIAAHAGVERLLVCPSYYTDDPVLDRVFGRRPDGYLEELAAGLDRTIEILWTGEEVCAREISPAHLDRVAQRIGRLPFLWDNYPVNDGRRMSQYLHLRGFTGRPAANATRISGHGINVALQPTLTRIPALTLAERYRVGDERYQYGEAFARAARMVLGEELGEWLREDLLILQDVGLDRLGEKEAPLRERYGHADHPGAREIIAWLNGEYRITDEIVRTQ, encoded by the coding sequence ATGACTGTGGAGCTGGGGCTGATCGAAGGGTTTTACGGGCGGCCGTGGAGCTGGGAGCAGCGTGCGGACGCGGTGTGCTTCCTCGCGCCGCACGGCTACGGCTTCTACCTGTACGCCCCGAAAGCCGACCCGTATCTCCGGCGCCGCTGGCAGGAGCCGCACCCCGATCCGATGGCGGATGCGCTGCACTCTTTCGCCCGCTTGTGCGAGGCGGAAGGGGTGCGGTTCGGCGTCGGCCTGAGTCCGTATGAGCTGTATCTCGACTTCAACGAGGAGGCCCGCGCGGCGCTCCGCGACAAGCTCGTATCCCTGCGCGAGTTGGGCACCGTCGACCTGGCGGTCCTGTTCGACGACATGCGCGGAGACACGCCGGATCTGGCTCGACGGCAGCTCGAGATCGTCGACTGGATCGCCGCCCACGCCGGCGTGGAGAGGCTGCTGGTCTGCCCCAGCTACTACACGGACGACCCGGTGCTGGACCGGGTCTTCGGGAGGAGGCCGGACGGCTACCTGGAGGAGCTCGCGGCGGGGCTCGACCGGACGATCGAGATCCTGTGGACCGGAGAGGAAGTCTGCGCCCGCGAGATCTCGCCGGCACACCTCGACCGCGTCGCGCAGCGGATCGGGCGGCTTCCCTTCCTCTGGGACAACTACCCGGTCAACGACGGCCGGCGCATGTCACAGTACCTGCACCTGCGCGGCTTCACCGGACGACCGGCGGCCAATGCGACTCGCATCTCAGGCCACGGCATCAACGTCGCGCTGCAGCCCACACTCACTCGCATCCCGGCGCTGACCCTCGCGGAGCGCTACCGGGTCGGGGACGAGCGTTACCAATACGGCGAAGCCTTCGCCCGCGCGGCCCGGATGGTCCTGGGCGAGGAGCTGGGCGAGTGGCTGCGCGAGGACCTGCTGATCCTACAGGACGTCGGGCTCGACCGTCTGGGTGAGAAGGAGGCGCCTCTGAGGGAACGGTACGGCCATGCAGACCACCCGGGGGCGCGTGAGATCATCGCCTGGCTGAACGGAGAGTACCGCATCACCGACGAGATCGTCAGGACGCAGTAG
- a CDS encoding TIGR04290 family methyltransferase, with translation MSSTIEQEAVRGRIEELGPWFHDLELQGIRTAPDHPLGNFLQDLWSQVEPAFPQDMTGKTVLDIGCNAGFYSLQLHALGARVTGIEHDRRYLAQARFAAEVLRADIDYRLMNVYDVDRLGQQYDYVLFMGVLYHLRYPLYALDKVARLPREKLIFQSMLRGSTEIFPVEHDYDISERRIFEDPGFPSMYFLEHSYAGDPTNWWVPNRAAMEAMLRSAGLRIEAHPSGEVYFCTPERA, from the coding sequence GTGAGCAGCACGATCGAGCAGGAAGCTGTCCGCGGGCGAATCGAGGAGCTGGGCCCCTGGTTTCACGACCTCGAGTTGCAGGGTATCCGGACCGCACCCGATCACCCATTGGGCAACTTCCTGCAGGATCTCTGGTCGCAGGTGGAGCCCGCATTTCCCCAGGACATGACGGGGAAGACGGTCCTCGACATCGGCTGCAATGCCGGCTTCTACAGCCTTCAACTCCACGCCCTCGGCGCGCGGGTGACCGGCATCGAGCACGATCGCCGCTACCTCGCGCAGGCGCGTTTCGCGGCAGAGGTCCTCCGGGCCGACATCGATTACCGCCTGATGAATGTCTACGACGTGGACCGCCTGGGTCAGCAATACGACTACGTGCTCTTTATGGGCGTCCTCTACCACCTCCGCTATCCCCTGTACGCGCTGGACAAGGTGGCTCGCCTCCCGCGAGAGAAGCTGATCTTCCAGAGCATGTTGCGCGGCAGCACCGAGATCTTCCCGGTCGAACACGATTACGACATTTCGGAGCGCAGGATCTTCGAGGATCCCGGCTTTCCGTCGATGTACTTCCTGGAGCACAGCTACGCGGGGGACCCTACCAACTGGTGGGTGCCGAACCGGGCGGCGATGGAGGCGATGCTGCGCTCGGCGGGGCTACGGATCGAAGCTCATCCGAGCGGCGAGGTCTACTTCTGCACGCCGGAGAGGGCGTGA
- a CDS encoding NAD(P)H-dependent oxidoreductase, which translates to MSDGRVDGAVRELEVLGVAGSLRRASFNRALLRAAVELAPLSMRIRVFEIGDLPLYNADLDTDEHRPAAVREWKEAVSRADGVLLVSPEYNHSVPGVMQNALDWASRPSMKSPFRGKPVGIMGASGGLFGTARGQQQLKLVLMSMLAYVMPHPGVAVTQAATRFDAEGTLVDATTREFVTDYLTELEAWIRRFAVDSPTAS; encoded by the coding sequence ATGAGTGACGGTAGGGTGGACGGAGCAGTGAGGGAGCTGGAGGTACTCGGGGTGGCGGGGAGTCTGCGGCGGGCGTCGTTCAACCGGGCACTGCTCCGTGCAGCGGTCGAGCTAGCGCCGCTGTCGATGCGGATCCGGGTCTTCGAGATCGGCGACCTGCCGCTCTACAATGCCGACCTGGACACGGATGAGCACCGCCCGGCAGCGGTCCGGGAGTGGAAGGAGGCCGTCTCGCGGGCGGACGGCGTCCTGCTGGTCTCACCCGAATACAATCATTCAGTCCCCGGCGTCATGCAGAATGCTCTCGACTGGGCATCGCGGCCCAGCATGAAGTCGCCCTTTCGCGGGAAGCCGGTCGGAATCATGGGAGCGTCAGGAGGGCTGTTCGGCACCGCGCGCGGCCAGCAGCAGCTCAAGCTGGTGCTGATGTCGATGCTCGCGTATGTGATGCCTCACCCGGGCGTGGCGGTGACCCAGGCCGCGACGCGCTTTGATGCGGAGGGAACCCTCGTCGATGCGACCACGCGCGAGTTCGTCACGGACTACCTGACCGAGCTCGAGGCCTGGATCCGCCGATTCGCGGTCGACAGTCCTACTGCGTCCTGA